In one Bradyrhizobium cosmicum genomic region, the following are encoded:
- a CDS encoding DUF3280 domain-containing protein: MHLSRSILSALLLIAFPAAHSPAGAEAAIGVAMDDFSYTDTSAEPANQTAAHERRLSAFMAALRRDIGADGRYRPVASAQDGAAFKVIGGIQKTSTLVQWAKVAVIDVGARKLVMDKLYTFRGDNDESWQRAEMFVSREVMAAFATPAPVALAVFEFELEDNTAAPAAGLVASDASYLAEVTASVREALGQSGRYRIVDVSGEATKARALRDCDGCEAAIAQKLGADQSLIGVVRRVSRTEYTLGFQVRDARTGAVLARGDSGLRLGADYSWKRGAVRLVSERLVETR, translated from the coding sequence ATGCATCTTTCCCGCTCGATCCTCTCTGCGCTTCTCCTCATCGCCTTCCCGGCGGCTCATTCCCCGGCGGGGGCCGAGGCCGCCATCGGCGTTGCCATGGACGACTTCAGCTATACCGATACGTCGGCCGAGCCGGCCAACCAGACCGCCGCCCACGAGCGGCGGCTGTCCGCGTTCATGGCCGCGCTCAGGCGGGATATCGGCGCGGACGGCCGGTACCGGCCCGTGGCGTCGGCCCAGGATGGCGCTGCGTTCAAGGTCATCGGCGGCATCCAGAAGACGAGCACCCTGGTGCAATGGGCCAAGGTCGCCGTGATCGACGTCGGTGCCAGGAAGCTGGTGATGGACAAGCTCTACACCTTCCGCGGCGACAATGATGAATCATGGCAGCGCGCCGAGATGTTCGTGTCGCGCGAAGTCATGGCTGCGTTCGCCACACCCGCTCCGGTCGCGCTGGCGGTGTTTGAGTTCGAGCTTGAGGACAACACCGCGGCGCCTGCCGCCGGCCTTGTAGCCTCGGATGCGTCCTATCTGGCCGAAGTCACCGCCAGCGTCCGCGAAGCGCTGGGCCAGTCGGGCCGCTATCGCATCGTCGATGTCAGCGGCGAGGCGACCAAGGCGCGCGCCTTGCGCGACTGCGACGGCTGCGAGGCTGCGATCGCGCAGAAGCTCGGCGCGGATCAGTCGCTGATCGGCGTAGTGCGGCGGGTCAGCCGTACCGAATACACGCTCGGCTTCCAGGTGCGCGATGCCAGGACCGGTGCGGTGCTGGCGCGCGGCGACAGCGGCCTGCGCCTCGGCGCGGACTATTCGTGGAAGCGCGGCGCCGTGCGGCTGGTCAGCGAACGGCTGGTCGAGACCAGGTAG